The Sediminicola sp. YIK13 genomic sequence TGCCATTTGGCAAATACTTCTGTAAGGTGGTGTAAAGTTTATCCTGAATTTCATTATCTACTTCTATTCCCTCTACATCTACTTTGTAAGCTGTTGTAACTTTAATTTGGTTGGCCTCACCAAAGGTTTTCACATTGGTTCCACTTCCAAATACAGTGGTAAGTTCAGAAGCAATTTCTGATGGGTTAACCACTTTTTCAAAACGAATTTGATAAGAACGTCCTCCTACGAAATCCACACCTTGCTGTAACCCTTGTGTAAATAAGGAGAATAAGCCTATCAATACCAAGACAGAAGAAAATATGTAAGAAATTTTCCTTTTGCTCAAGAAATTAATATTGGCATTCTTGAATAAGTTCTTGGTAATTGGAGTAGAGAAATCCAATGTTCTTCCCTTACCAGAAATGTACCAGTCTACCAACAATCTTGTAATGAAAATTGCTGTAAACAATGAGGTTAAGATACCGATGATCAATGTAGTTGCAAAACCTTTAATAGGTCCTGTTCCGAAGATCAAGAGGATTAAAGCCGTAAGACCGGTTGTGATGTTGGCATCCAAAATGGAAGATAGCGCGTTGCTAAATCCATCTGCTACAGCCAGACTTTTCCCTTTACCTTTTGCCAATTCTTCTTTGATACGCTCAAAGATAAGAACGTTCGCATCCACAGACATACCTATGGTCAATACAATACCGGCAATTCCAGGTAACGTTAATACCGCATTTAAACTTGCCAAGACACCAAAGATCAGAACGATGTTAAGTATCAAAGCAATATTTGCAAACGCACCACCTTTACCGTAGTAGAAGATCATCCAAAGCAATACGAAGGCCATGGCTATCAAGAAGGACATAAAGCCACTATCAATAGCTTCTTGTCCCAGCGATGGTCCAACAATTTCTGATTGAATGATATCCGCTGAAGCAGGTAATTTACCAGCTCTTAGAACATTTGAAATATCTTTTGTCTCATTTACAGTGAAGTCCCCAGTAATTTCAGAACGACCTCCAGAAATAGGTCCTGTTGAAACTCCAGGAGCGGTATATACTTTATTATCCAGTACAATGGCAATCCCTGTTTGGTTGTTAAAAGCATCACCTGTAAGTTTTTCCCATTCTTTAGCACCTGTAGTGTTCATGGTCATGGACACGGCTGGTCTGTTGAACTGGTCAAAATCTGCCCGAGCGTCGCTTACCACATCCCCACTTATTCTTGGTGTTCCATCGCGATTGGATTTTAAGGCATATAAATCAACAACTTCTGAACCTTCAGTTGGACGTTCCCATACAAATTTCACGAATTGGATGTCTGCAGGAATCAATCGACGGATTTCCTTCATTCTCAAATACTCCCCTACTTTAGCAGTATCCTTAATGGCTACGCTAACCAAAGCATTTCCGCCTGGATTGGAAGGTAATAATAGACTGAATAACGGATTAACATCCTGAGAAAGGTCCAATGAATCTTGTGCAACGTCAGATAACAAAGAATCTAATTCTGTTTCTGGTTTTGGAGCTTGTTCCACATTCTCTGTAACTACCAAGGTCTTAAGCTTCTCGTTTGCATTCTGCAAGAATGTACTTAAACTAGGATTGCTTTGCTTGTATGTTTCCCAGAACTCTAATTGTGCTGTACTTGAAAGTAGGTCCTGAGCCCTAGCTATATCTCTAGCCCCTGGCAATTCTACCAATATACGCCCTGAATTTCCTTCACGTTGTATGTTTGGTTGGGTAACCCCAAAACCATCAATACGCTCACGAAGTACTTCGAAGGCGGAAACTATAGATTCGTCAATTTTAGTTCTAATGATCGGTTTAACCTCAGCATCCGACATTTGGAAATTGATCACATCACTCAACCCTTTATTTGCGAAAATATCGGGTGATGCCAACTTTGAATCCCCTTTATTGGCTTCAAAAGCCTCAAAAAACAATTCCAAATAGGTGTCATCACTATTTTTGGAAGCAGCATCTGCATCAGCAAGTGATTTATTGAACGCAGGGTTTTTAGTATTGTTGGCAAGGCCTTTCAAAATATCCTTTACAGATATTTGCAAGGTTACGTTGATACCCCCTTTAAGGTCCAATCCTTTGTTCAACTCCTTCTTTTTAGCCTCATCGTAGGTGGTATACCCAAGAATAGGATTCTCTCCAATTGAGTCTAAATACCTGGCTTCCAAGGCATCTCTCTTAGCTGCGTACCCTTCTTCCGATTCAGGGATACTGTTAGCAGCAAAAACTTTTGCGTCCTTTTCAATTTTACTGGTAATAAAAGTGTAGGATAGCTGATAAATACTAACAATCCCAAACAAGAAAGCAAAAAGCTTTATAAGTCCTTTATTTTGCATTAGTTATTGTGTTAATTTTTGGTGTTTTTTAATAGCGAGCAAATATATCATTTCCCATAGGAACTAACAATATATTTATTTAGATTTATAAAATAAGGGCATCCACCATGGGTGAACGCCCTTATTTTAACAAATTATCAGAGATGCATTAAACGTCTAAAAGTCCGTTGGTAGCTCTTACCCCAACCGCGCTTTCTTGCATTTTGGCTTTTTCGGCATCATTCAAATCAATTGCAACGATTTTCTCTATTCCGTTTCTGCCCAATATTACAGGCACTCCTATACATATATCTTTTAGGCCGTATTCCCCATCGAGCATCACTGAACAAGGGAACATTTTCTTTTGATCGCATGCAATTGCCTGTACCAAAGATGAAACGGCAGCACCTGGGGCATACCAGGCACTCGTACCCAACAATTTTGTCAAGGTAGCACCACCTACTTTTGTATCTTCGGCTACCTGCGACAATCTATCCTCGGATAAAAATTCAGAAACTTTTACACTGTTTCTGGTAGCATGTCTTGTTAAAGGAACCATTCCGGTATCACTATGGCCACCTATAACCATTCCATCAACATCAGAAATAGGAGCTTCCAAAGCTTCGGCCAAACGATATTTGAACCTTGCGCTATCTAAAGCCCCACCCATACCAATAATTCTATTTTTAGGCAATCCAGTGCTCTTATGAACCAAATAGGCCATAGTATCCATTGGGTTACTAACCACAATCAAAATGACGTTGGGAGAATGTTTGATAAGGTTGGAAGAAACCGTCTTCACGATCCCAGCATTAATACCTATCAATTCTTCTCTGGTCATTCCTGGTTTTCTAGGAATTCCAGAAGTGATCACTGCTATATCGCTTCCGGCTGTTTTGGAATAATCATCCGTTACACCAACAATTTTGGTGTCAAAGCCATTTAAAGAAGCTGTTTGCATCAAGTCCATGGCCTTCCCTTCGGCAAACCCCTCCTTAATATCCAATACTACTACTTCTGATGCGAAATTTTTAATAGCTATGTACTCTGCGCAACTTGCGCCTACAGCACCTGCCCCAACTACGGTTACTTTCATTATATCGATTTTTTTTAGTGTGATTCTTAGAGGTTCAAAAATACTGATTTAAAAAATAATAGCTCAGGGATAGCCCTATATATTTTGGAATAATTACTTCAAAGTACCCTTCTTCTCAGAATTTCTCAAAATTGTTAAAAAATTCTGCGGTTCATCGAGAATTGAGAGAATTTGAAGTCGTTCATCGAATTTTTACAATAGCCCCACAAAAAAGTACGTTAACCTAAGACCCGAATCCTACAAAACCTAATTATGAAAAAGTTTGCACTTTTCATGGCTATGGCAGTTTTGTTGACCATTTTTGCCTGCTCTAAAATAGCAGAAAACAATGACCCCGTAATTGGGATCTGGTCCGATGAAACCATATCTGCGAAAACAAGTACCAAAGGCCCTACAGGGCGACAAGAATGGATCTTTAATGACGCCTATCTAGGTAGGTACCACAATTATCAAGGACATGAAATCAAAGTCCAAACCGATTTTAAATGGAAAAAGACCGATGATGTTTACATCATTTCCTATCCAGGAACAGATTTCAAGGATGATATTGTGACCATGGAAGAATCCGAAGAAGGCATTGTTTTATTGGCAATCGAAGAGGAAGAAATCCTTGCCGTGCGGGAATAAAAATAGTTTTTAAAATATTAAAAGTGCTCCAGTTAACGTTCTGGAGCACTTTTTTTTGCACATACCAAGACTCCTATTGTCCATTGAATTAAATGGACCCCATTTACTTATTATCCTTTCTATATAAAATCAAATAGGCTGGAATAGCTATCTCTAGAGATATTTATGATCTCCAAACAATAATCTTACACACTTACCAAGCTCTCCTTATTCCTTAATACAACACTGGCAGTGATATTCAATTATATATGGGATAGTCGACAAATTATACATAGCATCCCTGTAAACCTGCACAGCTTGCCTTTTTTAATGTCAATTGAGACTTTTGATGGGTTGCTTGATGATTAAAAACAAAAAGGGCGCGAAGATATCTTCGCGCCCTTTTTGTATGAATACATTTCGTTCTCTACCTAAACCCGAAGTTGACACCAACCGCTAGGTTGTTGAATTCAGCAAGGGTATAATCCACGTTCAACCTAAAGAAGCCCAGTTTCAATTTGGTTCCAATACTAGCTGTAACCCCACTTACTTCCGTTTGGAAAGAAAAAGGATCTGTATAGGTTTGGGATTGAAAAGGGCCTGACTGCACCCTATAGGTTCCCAAGATATCCGTATTGGATTTTCCTGTCATATACCCTAATCCACCATAAAAATTAATAATGGGAAGTTTAGTGGATACCACTGCTTGAAATGCCCAAGTATCCATATTGGTGTCTACTTTTTGATTCTCTCCCTGCACCACATTGGTATTGGTAAAATCATAGGTGCCACTCAAATGGGTATATCCCACCACGGCAGAAACGGCTATTGGCAATACTTTATCTGCAGGCAAGTGTTTTGTCAGTTCGTGTTGAATCCCAACACCGTATAAGCCTACGGACACATCTTCGGTTTCTATTTTTGGCAAGAACCTAACCTTAACCTCAGTGCCTTTGATAAGTCCCATACTCACCTGTAAATAAGCGGAAGGCACAAAATTAACTCCTTCAGCGGCCAATCCGGAAGGAAGATCAAATTCCTCTCTGGTAGTTACCCCTGGGGCAACCTCTCCTTCAACAAAGACCCTTACACCCTCAATATCACCTAATGCCGTTGAAACGGTTCTGGAGGTACTCCCATCTACAAATTGTAAATTTTCATAATCGGCGGTGTTCAGTACAAAGGACTGTTTATCTTCCTTATTCTTAAAAGAGGTCATGTTACCAATGATGGATATTTCAAATCCCAACAATGGTTTGGCATCTGCAGTATTGTACCATCCGTTGGAAATACTGTACAGCGCTCCTTCGGAGACTGGATTTAAATAATCATTCAGAAATTGTTCTGCATCATCTATTCCGGCAGCAAAAATATCATTTGGATTGGACTGTGCAGAACTGACCATAGCGGTGGTCAAACATAGTAGCAAAAGTATTTTTTTCATCTAATTGGGGTTTTTTTTACTTTACATATAACCCAAAAAGATGAAAATAATTGTGCTGAAAGTGGTGTTATCAAATAAAAAAGTGACTTAAATCAAAAAACTCGCACGGAAGGTGCGAGTTTTTATTGTAAACCTATTTTCTTATTATGCGTCAATATTGGCATAAACAGCATTTTTCTCAATGAATTCCCTTCTTGGGGGAACCTCATCACCCATTAACATGGAAAAGACCCTATCGGTTTCCGTAGCATTGTCTATGGTGATCTGCCTAAGTGTTCTGAATTCAGGATTCATTGTGGTATCCCACAACTGTTCTGCGTTCATCTCTCCAAGACCTTTATAACGTTGAATCCCAACACTACCATTGAAACTCTCTGCTATCTCATCACGCTCCTTATCGGACCATGCATAGCGTTTTTTAGTACCTTTTTTCACCAAATAAAGCGGTGGTGTTGCGATATAAACGTGACCTCCTTCGATCAACTCCCTCATATAACGGAAGAAGAAAGTAAGGATCAACGTTTCAATATGGCTACCATCAACATCGGCATCACACATGATGACTACCTTATGATATCTCAATTTATCCAAGTTCAAGGCCTTGCTATCTTCCTCGGTCCCAATGGTTACCCCAAGGGCCGTGTAGATGTTCTTGATCTCTTCGTTTTCAAAAACCCTGTGTTGCATGGCTTTTTCTACATTCAGAATCTTACCACGCAAAGGAAGGATCGCTTGAAAATTACGGTCCCTACCTTGTTTGGCCGTACCCCCTGCCGAATCTCCCTCTACCAGGAATACTTCACAAAGAGCAGGATCCTGTTCGGAACAATCCGATAGTTTCCCAGGAAGTCCACCTATGCTCATTACCGTTTTACGCTGCACCATTTCCCGTGCTTTGGTAGCGGCATGTCTTGCTTGTGCTGCCAGGATCACTTTCTGAACGATGATTTTGGCATCTTCAGGGTTTTCTTCAAGATAATCGGTCAACATTTCAGATACTGCCTGACTTACAGCTGCAGATACTTCCCTGTTCCCTAATTTCGTCTTGGTCTGTCCTTCAAATTGTGGTTCTGCCACCTTTACGGAAACAATGGCCGTAAGACCTTCCCTAAAGTCGTCCCCTTGAACCTCAAACTTCAATTTTTCCAACATTCCTGAAGCATCGGCATACTTCTTTAAGGTAGTGGTCAGACCCCTTCTAAAACCAGAAAGGTGCGTACCTCCTTCATGGGTATTGATATTGTTTACATAAGAGTGTAAGTTCTCCGTATAGGATGTATTGTAGACCATGGCTACTTCTACGGGAATTTCGTTCTTTTCCCCTTCCATGGCGATAACAGTCTTAATTAGAGGCTCTCGGTTTCCATCTAGAAACTTGATAAACTCTTTTAGTCCTTCTTCCGAATAGAAACGTTCACTTACATACTCCCCTTTGTCATCTTTTTGACGTTTATCCGTCAAAGTAATAGCTACGCCTTTGTTCAAAAAGGACAGCTCACGCATCCTATTTGCCAAGGTTTCATAACTAAATTCTATGGTTTGGGTAAAGATTGAATCATCAGGAGAAAATGTCACTACCGTACCCCTTTCATCAGTTTCACCGATACTTTTTACAGGATACAAGGCTTTACCTCTTTCATACTCCTGCTCCCATATAACACCATCCCTATAGACCGTAGCCCTAAGGTGGTTGGAAAGTGCATTTACTACCGATACCCCAACACCGTGAAGTCCACCGGAAACCTTGTAGGAATCTTTATCAAATTTACCACCGGCACCAATTTTGGTCATTACGACCTGCAGGGCAGATACTCCTTCCTTTTTGTGAAGGTCTACGGGTATACCCCTACCGTTATCTTTTGTGGTTATAGAATTATCTTCGTTTATAATAACAGAAATGGTATCACAGTGACCCCCCATGGCCTCATCAATGGAGTTATCCACTACCTCATATACCAAATGGTGAAGTCCCCTAACACCTACATCCCCAATATACATGGAAGGACGCATACGCACATGCTCCATTCCCTCTAGGGCCTGAATACTATCTGCTGAATAATTGTTCTTTTTTTGCTCTCCTTTATTTGCTTCTTCGCTCATAAATTAATGGTTGTTTCATTGTAATTTTAGCAATCCTACAAATATAAGCAATACCCCTCAGATTACGGTTTTTATACCCCTTATAGCCCTTTAAGTTATCAACAAAAATTGTGGAAAATGTAGGTAACCCTCAAAAATTTGAGAATTACGCTTAAAATAGCTTAAAACAGGTCCAAATGGAGAAATTTATACTGTTTCTTTAAATCATAAATAACACAAACAAAAGAAGCACCTTTAAAAGGCGCTTCTTAAGGACTAATTATAATTAAAAACTGACTAAAAAACAGCTTGCTAATTCAAACTACTAAAATAGTTACTTCTGATAGGCATCGGAATGTACTTTTGCCACTGCCCTACCCGAAGGATCGTTCATGTTCTTAAAGGCCTCATCCCACTCCAAAGCCACAGGCGTACTGCATGCCACAGAAGGTACCGATGGCACACATAATGCGGCCGCATCGGAAGGGAAATGGGATTCGAAGATTGTTCTGTAATAGAACTCCTCCTTACTGGTTGGCGTCTGCAAAGGAAATCTGTATTTGGCATTTGCAAATTGCTCATCCGTTATCTCCCTGTTGACCATCTCTTTCAAGGTATCGATCCAGCTATATCCTACCCCATCCGAGAATTGTTCCTTTTGTCTCCAGGCCACGCTCTCTGGAAGCATGTCCTCAAATGCTTTACGGACCACCCATTTCTCCATGCGTTCCCCATTGATCATCTTATCTTTTGGGTTGATGCGCATGGCAACATCCATAAACTCTTTATCCAAAAATGGAACCCTGCCTTCAATTCCCCAAGCTGCCAGTGATTTGTTGGCCCTTAGGCAATCGTACATATGCAACTTGTCTAATTTACGGACTGTTTCCTCATGGAAATCCTTAGGACTTGGTGCCTTATGAAAATACAAGTATCCACCGAAAAGCTCATCTGCTCCTTCTCCCGATAGCACCATTTTAATTCCCATGGATTTTATTACCCTAGCCATTAGATACATAGGCGTTGAAGCTCTAATGGTAGTGATATCATAGGTTTCCAGGTTGTAGACCACATCCTTAATGGCATCCAGACCTTCCTGGATGGTAAATTTTATTTCGTGATGTATGGTTCCAATATGTTTTGCCACTTTCTGTGCCGCTGCCAAATCCGGAGATCCTTCCAATCCTACTGAGAAGGAGTGCAATTGTGGCCACCAAGCTTCAGTGGTATCATCGGACTCAATTCTCTTTTGTGAATATCTCTTTGCAATGGCAGAAGTAACTGAAGAATCCAACCCGCCAGAAAGCAAAACCCCGTAAGGCACATCAGACATCAACTGCCTGTGGACAGCTGCCTCTAGGGCAACCTTAATTTCGTCTATACTGGTCTTGTTTTCTTTTACCGCTTCATAATCCATCCAATCCCTGGAATACCAACGTTTCAATTCCCCATCTTTACTGTGCAAGTAATGCCCTGGAGGAAAAAGTTCAATTTTTGTACAGGTACCTTCCAAAGCTTTTAATTCAGAAGCCACATAGAACGTTCCGTTTTGGTCCCATCCCATATACAGAGGAATAATACCCATATGGTCCCTGGCCACAAAATACTCATCTTTCTCAGCGTCGTAAATTGCAAAACCAAAAATCCCGTTCATCTCATCCAAGAATTCTGCCCCTTTTTCCTTATAAAGAGCCAAGATAACCTCACAGTCAGATTCGGTCTGAAAATTGTAGGTGCCTTCAAATTGCTTGCGCAGTTCCCTGTGGTTGTATATTTCACCATTGGCGGCAAGTATTAATTTTTTGTCTTCACTAACCAAGGGTTGTTTTCCGGAAGCCGGATCTACAATAGCCAAACGCTCATGGGCCAAAATAGCCTTGTCGTCTGAATATATCCCGCTCCAATCTGGACCCCTGTGCCTCACTTTTTTGGACATTTCCAATAATTGAGGTCTTAACACTTCTGTGCTCTCCTTAACATCAAACGCACAAACTATTCCACACATAACAATGAATTTATATCAATTATAAAGCAAAGATGCACTTAATGTTTCATTCGTAAAACACAAAATACAATATAGGTTACAATATGTAACAATATATAATAATTAACAATACATATATAACCAACCAAGACTAAACTGGCTTTTAATAAGAACATTTTGTAAGTTCATGAAACTTTTCCGACATTTATAAGCGCAAACAATGGATACTCCATTTACGTTATAACTAACATATTTTCAACAATGAAAAAATTAATCACACTAGCCGTTATTGCATTAGCTTTTACTTTCACTTCAGCTACTGCACAAAAGTTCAGTGGCATGGACAAGAGTCCAGCTGACATCGCAGCGTACCCATCGAGCTACAAAATCGCAGATAAATATGCCAAAATTGTATACAGCAGACCTCAGCTAAATGGGCGATCTTTATCAGAATTGGCCCCAGCAGGTAAAGTATGGAGAACAGGCGCAAATGAATCAGCAGAACTTACATTATACACAACAGTTAAAATTGGTGATAAAATGGTTTCTCCTGGTACTTATTCTTTGTTCACAATTCCAGGAGCAGATAATTGGACAGTGATCATAAACAGTAAATTGAACCAATGGGGTGCTTATTCTTACGATGAAAGTGCAGATGTTGCCAGAGTTATGGGCAAGGTCAGTAAAGGCGCGGAATCTTTGGAAGCCTTCTCTATTACGTTTGATGAAGACAATAACGGTAATTTGGTAATGGGCTGGGGCACCACTAGAGTAACGGTTCCTTTCAGCGTACCTATGTAATCATCACAAAATACAATATTTAAAAACCGGGGCATTTGCTTCGGTTTTTTTTATTGATAAACCATCGCCATTAAAATACCTTTCAATATTACCTTATAAATTAGAAGCTCCACACCATAAGTAATTAACTTTGACCTATGCTAAAAGACTACCTAAAATGGGCTTGGCTATTTCTTAAAAGCTCCAACTTTTATAGAGGGATTCTTTTAACAGTGGCTGTGCTCATCCCCTTGATCAGTTTTGATATTGCCGGACATTTGGCCTACGGCATATCCATTGCCATGGGTGTTTTTCTCAATGCCCCCAGTAATACTCCTGGAACTTTTAAAAGAAAGAATATCAGCACGCTTTTGAGTATTGGCCTCACCATGCTTGTCACATTGATCATTAATTACTCCAAGGTTCATTTTGTAGTCCTAATCGCGGCCTTGCTTTTTGTTTCCTTTTTTGTTTCCTTGATCGCCGCTTACGGGTTTAGGGGTTCATTAATTGCCTTCGCAGGACTCTTAGCAATGACTTTGGCCCTTGCCAGGGACATTTCTGAATTTGGCATTTGGCTGCATGTTGGCCTTATTGGTGTTGGTGGACTTTGGTTCCTGATCATGTCTTGGGCATTCCAATGGTTATCCCCTAAAAAAGATGAAGATCAATTATTATCCGAGACCTTATATCTCACCGGAAGCTATCTGAAAGTTAGGGGGAAATTATTGACCAAAAGGACCAAGAGGGAAAAATTACTTGGTGAGATACTTCACCTTCAGACCCAATTGACCGAAAAACACGAAACCCTTAGAGAACTGCTCCTGAGTGAACGGAAAAAAATTGGTCGTTCTGGTTTTGACGAAAAAAGAGTGCTTATCCTAATAACCTTGGTAGATATCCTGGAACTGGCACTAGCAAACACCTTGAATTACAACCAAATTGATGATCTTTTTGGAGACCAACACCATTTGCTTCCCTTTAGGAAATTGAATATAACCATGGGCAACCATTTACAGGTACTTTCGGAAATCCTAGTGCGCAATAAAAAAATACAGAGCAAGGATGAACTTTTGGAAGCTATTGAAAAGGCCCAAAATGCCATACGGGATTATCTATCTGAAGTGCCCTTGCCAAAAGGTCGTGAGGGTGCCATTATCCTTAGAAATTTATTGGATTACCAAGAGCAGCAAATTGAAAAGGTTCGCTCTATAAGAAGAGTCATGGCGAATGTTGGCAAGGCCAATAAAATAGCCCTCAAAAGAAAGGATGCCCATCAATTTATAACTACCCAGGAATACAGCTTGAACATCCTTTTACAAAATTTAAGTATAAATTCTCCCATCTGTAGGCATGCCCTTAGGCTGACCATTGCCGTTGGAGTTGGATTTTTATTAGGGACCTTGCTGGGAATCAGAAATCCATATTGGATCGTACTTACCTTGATCGTGCTAATGCGACCAAGTTATGGTCTTACCAAGTCGCGTGCCAAGGAGCGTATCATCGGCACCCTGATCGGAGCAGCAGTAGCAGTTTTGATCATCTTGGTGACCAGTAACACCATGGTTTATCAAATACTGGCGGTGATCTCTTTAACCCTGGCATTTTCACTCATCGTACAGAGCTACCGTTCAGCCGCCGCATTTATAACCCTTTTCATCATCTTTGTCTATGCCCTCATCAATCCAAATAGTTTCCAGGTGGTCCAATATAGGATTTTGGATACGGCAATAGGCGCAGGCTTGGCTGTTATTGCAAATTATACCCTATGGCCTACCTGGGAGTTTATGAACATCGATGGTTTTATAAAGGCAATGATCAAAAAGAACAAATCATATTTGTTGGCGATCCAAAGGCTTTACCACTCCAAAGAAATTACGGAACTAGATTATAAAATGCCCAGAAAGGAAGCATTTTTAGCGATAAGCAATTTAAATGCAGCCTTCCAACGTATGACACAGGACCCAAAATCGAAACAAAAAGAAATGGGACTTACCTACGACATAGTGACCTTGAACAACACCTTTCTATCTGCTCTGGCCTCCTTGGGAAGTTTTATACAAAATCATAAAACCACCGAACCCAGTATACATTTTGATGCCTTTATCGCCAATATCCATAATAATTTGGAAGAGACGGAAGCCTTATTGGATAAAGAAAAAAAACCTGAACTATTGGATCATATTGATATGGAAACCGCCAAAAAAGAGCTTCAAGATTCTTATAATGCCCTAGTTAAAGAACGCAATGCGCAAGTACTGGCCGGCGTGACCGTTATTGATCAAGAAATGAAGGTATTATTACAAGAGGCCCATTTAATCTCCAATCAATTGATATGGCTCAAAAGCCTCTCAGAAGATTTAAAAAAGAATACCGCTAAATACGAAACTGTATTTAGCGGGTGATCCTCTTATTATTGGTTGACTTTTTAGTTGACTTTTTTGCCGTCTATAAATACTTGCTCGGCGCTTAAATTTGGAATACTATTCTTGCGAACGGTCATGATATCATCATTTAAAATGACAAAATCGGCCATTTTACCAACTTCGATACTTCCTTTTTCGTTCTCCTCAAAATTTGAATAGGCCGCCCAAATGGTCATCCCTTTTAAGGCTTCCCTTCTGGACAGGGCATCTTTCATCTGGAATCCTCCTTCAGGATAGTTATCGGTATCCATTCTTGCCACTGCCGCATAAAAGGTTAGGAAAGGACTCACTTGCTCCACGGGAAAATCTGTTCCCAATGCCACCTTCCCGGCGCGATTTAATAATTCTTTAAAAGCATAGGCGCCTTTTACACGTTCTTTCCCCAATCTATCAGCGGCCCAATACATATCACTTGTAGCATGGGTTGGTTGAATGGAAGGAATAATTCCCAATTCAAAATAATCAAAATCTTCCGGGGCAATCACTTGCGCATGCTCTATTTTCCATCGTCTGTCCTCTTTACCTTTCAATGCCTCGGCATACGCCTTTAAGACAACTACGTTTGCCGAATCCCCAATAGCATGGGTGTTCATTTGATAGTCTGTAGCTGCGATCCTATCCACTAGGGCCTGTATATCGGCTACTGAGGTAACCATGGCACCAAAATGTCCGGGCTTATCGGAATAGGCTTCCTTCAAAGCTGCCCCTCTGGAACCTAAGGCCCCATCACCGTATACTTTTATAGATCTTACATTAAGCTTTTCGGTCTTAACAATGCCCTTATTTAAATAATAATCAAGATTTTCGGGGGTATTGCTCACCATGGCATAGACCCTAATGGAAAGGTCATCTGCCTGCTGCAGACTATCTATCAGCTCAATAGTGCTTCGGTCCAGACCGGCATCATTGACTGTGGTAAGTCCATAGCTAAGGCTGATACGTTCGGCATCTTTGAGTGCCTGTATTTGGGTTGCCCTGTTCGGCTTAGGAACCACGGCATCTATCATTCCCATGGGATTATCTACCAATATCCCTGTGATCTGGCCATTCTCTTTTACAATCTCTCCGCCACTAACATTTGTATTGGAAGTGATCCCTGCCATATCCAAGGCTTTTTGATTTACCAAATATGCATGACCGTCTACACGTTCCAAGGCCACGGGTGTATTTGGAAATAGCGCATCCAATCCTGTTTTTG encodes the following:
- the secDF gene encoding protein translocase subunit SecDF, with amino-acid sequence MQNKGLIKLFAFLFGIVSIYQLSYTFITSKIEKDAKVFAANSIPESEEGYAAKRDALEARYLDSIGENPILGYTTYDEAKKKELNKGLDLKGGINVTLQISVKDILKGLANNTKNPAFNKSLADADAASKNSDDTYLELFFEAFEANKGDSKLASPDIFANKGLSDVINFQMSDAEVKPIIRTKIDESIVSAFEVLRERIDGFGVTQPNIQREGNSGRILVELPGARDIARAQDLLSSTAQLEFWETYKQSNPSLSTFLQNANEKLKTLVVTENVEQAPKPETELDSLLSDVAQDSLDLSQDVNPLFSLLLPSNPGGNALVSVAIKDTAKVGEYLRMKEIRRLIPADIQFVKFVWERPTEGSEVVDLYALKSNRDGTPRISGDVVSDARADFDQFNRPAVSMTMNTTGAKEWEKLTGDAFNNQTGIAIVLDNKVYTAPGVSTGPISGGRSEITGDFTVNETKDISNVLRAGKLPASADIIQSEIVGPSLGQEAIDSGFMSFLIAMAFVLLWMIFYYGKGGAFANIALILNIVLIFGVLASLNAVLTLPGIAGIVLTIGMSVDANVLIFERIKEELAKGKGKSLAVADGFSNALSSILDANITTGLTALILLIFGTGPIKGFATTLIIGILTSLFTAIFITRLLVDWYISGKGRTLDFSTPITKNLFKNANINFLSKRKISYIFSSVLVLIGLFSLFTQGLQQGVDFVGGRSYQIRFEKVVNPSEIASELTTVFGSGTNVKTFGEANQIKVTTAYKVDVEGIEVDNEIQDKLYTTLQKYLPNGTSFEDFKVGSGDSAIGIMQSVKVGPTIADDIKNNAFLAIIGSLFVVFLYILVRFRKWQFSLGAVVAVFHDVLIVLGIFSVFGKIMPFSMEIDQAFIAAILTVIGYSLNDTVVVFDRIREIIAEKGWKAGENTNQALNSTLSRTLNTSLTTLVVLLAIFIFGGESLRGFMFAMIVGIVVGTYSSLFIATPVMFDFLKKGVQQGKEE
- a CDS encoding malate dehydrogenase — its product is MKVTVVGAGAVGASCAEYIAIKNFASEVVVLDIKEGFAEGKAMDLMQTASLNGFDTKIVGVTDDYSKTAGSDIAVITSGIPRKPGMTREELIGINAGIVKTVSSNLIKHSPNVILIVVSNPMDTMAYLVHKSTGLPKNRIIGMGGALDSARFKYRLAEALEAPISDVDGMVIGGHSDTGMVPLTRHATRNSVKVSEFLSEDRLSQVAEDTKVGGATLTKLLGTSAWYAPGAAVSSLVQAIACDQKKMFPCSVMLDGEYGLKDICIGVPVILGRNGIEKIVAIDLNDAEKAKMQESAVGVRATNGLLDV
- a CDS encoding DUF6588 family protein, whose protein sequence is MKKILLLLCLTTAMVSSAQSNPNDIFAAGIDDAEQFLNDYLNPVSEGALYSISNGWYNTADAKPLLGFEISIIGNMTSFKNKEDKQSFVLNTADYENLQFVDGSTSRTVSTALGDIEGVRVFVEGEVAPGVTTREEFDLPSGLAAEGVNFVPSAYLQVSMGLIKGTEVKVRFLPKIETEDVSVGLYGVGIQHELTKHLPADKVLPIAVSAVVGYTHLSGTYDFTNTNVVQGENQKVDTNMDTWAFQAVVSTKLPIINFYGGLGYMTGKSNTDILGTYRVQSGPFQSQTYTDPFSFQTEVSGVTASIGTKLKLGFFRLNVDYTLAEFNNLAVGVNFGFR